The sequence aaaaaattgtgtttttacagCTCCGGACCTCCCTGACTGATAATCAGGTTCTTGAGAAGTTCCAGTCTGGGTTTAAATCACTGCACAGCACAGAAACCGCTCTTGTAAAAGTTCTCaatgatatttatatggcaaCAGATTCGGGGGACTCTGTCATTTTAGTAATGTTAGACCTGTCCTCTGCTTTTGATACTGTCGATCACTTATCTCTCGGCTGGAACACTGCGTTGGGTTAGGGGGGGGGGCTGTTTTAAGCtggtttaaatattttcttaccaatagatttttctcagtaaaaataGGAAATTTCTCTTCTTCTCCTAGCAATCTTCTCCAAGCAATCTTTCCTGTGGTGTGCCACAAGGCTCTGTTTTAGCTCCTGtccttttttctctttatcttcTCCCTTTGGGTTCCATTTTTAGGAAacataatgtttcatttcattgctCTGCTGATGATATGCAAATCTATATGCCTGTGTCTAGGAAAAATAACAGTTCTCTAGGCAACTTAACAGCATGTCTTGAGGAAGTGAAAGCTTGGCTTGCCAAGAATTATCTTTTTCTGAACTCAGACAAAACAGAAGTCATTGTTTTTGACTCCTCAGAATTCAGGCCAAGAAATCACCTTGACCTTGAATCTCTAAATCAATTAATCTCTCCCCAAGTACGGAATGTAGGTGTGATGGTAGATAGGTGCCTCAAATTTGACAAGCAGATAAGCGCAGTCATTGGGTCCAGCTTCTTACGCTCCTTCCTCTTCGCTCTTTAACAAAAATCTAATCTTTTCTCCCTAAGCGCTCCATGGAGACTGCTATCCATGCTCTTATTACCTCTCGCCTGGACTGTTGCAATTCCCTATACTTTGGTATATCTAAGTCCCAAACCGCACGCCTACAGGTCGTTCAAAACGCAGCGGCGAGATTCCTGAAGGGAAAGAGGACATTTGATCATGCTACCCCACCCCCCTCCTAAGATCCCTTCACTGGCTTCCGGTTAATTTTAGAATTGATTTCAAAATTTTATTACtggtttttaaaatcattaaatgattTAGCACCTTCTTATTTGTCCGATTTACTTCATCCCTACCTTCCCACTAGAGGCCTTAGATCCAAAGATAAGCTCCTCCTTCAGATTCCCACAACCCGGCTAAAATTGAGGTTAAACCGAGCCTTTGAAGTGGCCGGCCCCAACACTGTGGAACAAGCTCCCACTCCATATTAGATCTGCCTCCACTTTGTCTGAGTTCAAATCATGTCTCAAAACTTATCTATTCTCTGTTGCTTTTAGCTTATAAGAGTGTTCTATCATAAATTGTTTTGCTACTATCTGTGTACTTTAAAAAGTGTTTCGTTTTAAACTGTTTTGCTGACTTTAGAGtacttaatcttttatttttcctaacttgtacagcactttggtcggcCTGTGGccatttttatttgtgctttataaataaactgaacttgaacttgaacttgatacAATTAATCGGGATGTTGCCCAGCACTCAGGGCCGGCCCAAGCCCTTCAGTGCTGCCAATATGACTGAATATTGTAAATGCTTGATTATTTGCACACTATAAATCTAACATGcccattatcagttttatttgttgtagctGTGTTGCTTACATCACACCAATGTTTTTACCCTTCTACGATTTTAACTGTAACAGTAGCAAACCCACAAGTGTAGTCAGGGGtaatttgcactttaacattcaaagtcAGTACTAAGAGGCGTTCTAAATGTGGTGTACTGAAAAGTAGTTAAATAAACCACCagacaatgcatttacagaacagaatgttctgtaaatgcacacatacagacacacacacacacacacacacacactcttacacagagacagatgcacagacacacgcgcacacacacacattcaccctCTCATgcttacagtcacacacacacacacagacatacacagagagacacacacactcacacacacacacacacactcacactttcaTGTTCATGGTTGTATAAAATAATGCATCGtgaccaacgctatctcacgaccaattcgtacgtattttacgaggtggctaattcgtacgaatttgtacgacctcactgtACGAATTTCATACGAATGGACGGGtatttaggggcggggtttggtgtaggtaattcgtacacATTTCATACGACAACTCGTAAAATACATCGATTTGGCAAAAAAACtttgaatttgtacgagtgtggtcgtacgaattcgtacgaaatagccacctcgtaaaatatgtacgaattgccgtgagatcgggctgatCGTGACATACATCTATTTTCAGGTGTAGAGTTAAAAACCAATTTCATTTCATAAAGTcacattaaattaatagtttttatgGTTTAACGTGATCTGAAGTCATCTGAGGAGAACATTACAACAATAAAACCTGTAAACCCAGTCTGACTTGATTTTCAGATTTCACTAGCGCCATCTGCACTGTACAGAGTAATACTGCAATACTTACATGTACACAGCTGGCGGTCACTTAGTTTGCACCTTTGTGTGGCTCGAGAAAACACACCAaatgcagcaaaactgttttcttaACAAATCTTTATGTAACAAGGAAACATACGTcacattataattatacattatatatatttcaaacttCAGAtgcatcttcttctttttttcctgcaTTCACAAACAGTATCATGCTGGAAAATTAGTGCAATTATTAAAAGCAACACAATtgctgtgcaaaaataaaaaattgactaAAACAGTTTGACTTGTAATATGAAAGCAGCTGTAGAGAGTGATCTTCTGGGTTTCTGAGCGGAAGCTCTGCTTAAAGTCGACTGTAGGGTTTGCTCGGAGGGCTGAACGTGAACCGCTGAGGGCTAAATTGAGCAGTGCTTCTGAACTTGGGCGAGACGGTTAACCAGTTCAGTCTGAAGGACACGTCTCTGTCCATCTGTGAGGGGGACGGCCAGCTGAAAAATCATACCATGTAACAAGGAAACATACTTCAATGCATTATAATCATATATACACAGCGGGTAAAATAGGTATTGAACACGTCActatttttctcattaaatatatttctaaaggtgctgttgacatgaaattttcaccagaggTCGATAACAATCCCAGTAATCCATacatagaaagaaaacaaaacaaatacattcagaaattaagttctgtttgataaaatgtaatgacacagggaaaaagtattgaatgTTTCAGaactgttcagtttttttttacccGTATTTTACagaatttctgaatgtaataaaatttgaCTTTCACTAATGAggattatttgtgttttgttttttccctctcaGTGAGTTTTTTGACTTAAAGAAGAAATTTGGTGCaggaacaattttcactcaattTCAATTACTAGTCAATTTcagaaacaattacaaaaaaatgaattaaaattgaagtttaaaagtagaaagactgaatgTTTTTATGTAACACATTCACCAATAACtttcaatttatttcatttttttacagtgtagacaggtgcaaaatattttctgcaaaatatgattgatagaataaagaataaataatccatttaaaataatttaataaagtttattattaagtttataaatgtaattaattttatactatttattttgaagattaaacattaaacagagaGTATGATTGATATAATAAATTTCTGTGCCAaaagaaattgtaataataatatttttaataaacaataaatacaaaaataagaataactaattaataaatgtatatttaataaagtttattttgaaaattaaataataaacaaagtatGATCGACAGAATTATTATGTGTGCCAACAGAAGttgtaattataatgtttttaataaagaataaatacataattttagtataacattaattaataaatttatatcaatttaataaagtttatgaatttaatagtatttattttaagaattaaataataaatgaaaaaaatatgattggtagaataaataataaatttacgaataacattaattaatacatttatagcaATTTAATAAAGTCTGcaaatttaatagtatttattttaagaactaaatataaataaaaaatatgattggtagaataaataataatttaaagaataacattaattaatacatttatatcaatttaataaagtttatgaatttaatagtatttaatttaagaattaaatataaataaatattattgatagaataaataatacatttaagaataacatgaattaatacatttataataatttaatcaagttaaataatataattataataatttaaataatttaaattctagAACATTTGAGACACTCTGAACTCGAATAAGAGTTTTGTGGAGCACTACCTCTGTCTCTGTGATGGAGAATAGGACAAGATCTTGTTCTTCCAGCGGAGGATGCTGGGATGCGAGAGCGGCTCGATCTCCACGTCACTCAGCGCCACAAGAACATCATCGTCCATCTCCACAATTAAATCaggagaaacaaaaaaagaactaaaaacatAAGATTACCTAACAAGTCTTATCTTTCTGAACGAGTCTGAGCGGTGTGTTCGGTCTCACCCTGCTATAAACACATGAGCTCTGAGGCTCAGATCCGTCGTGCTGTGTGTGGATTTAAACGAGGAGCTGGAGGAGCTGCAGGAGTCCGGCTGGACCGTGTCCTCGTCAGTGTCCTCGTCAGCTGTGAAATACTCGTCTGAGCCGCAGCTGGAGCCGTCTTCATCAGCGCTCCGCTCCAGCAGAACCTTCTCAAAGTCCTGCAGCAGATCCCGCACCGGGAACACTTCATCAAGAAACGATCCATCAGAGCGCCCTTTCAaccagaaaaacacagacattagAGACAGCAGGAAATTTGTCTTGGActcaaagaaatatatatatatttaaattgtacattcaaattcaaatactCAGAAGCAAGAAACAAcgacaaaataaaaatagtctaCATGTGACATCAGGGCTTCAACCGTTATtgtacgaagctatgagaatactttttgtgcgcagagaaaatcagtgttgtttacgttcagtagaAAGCGTGCGAAGAAGACGGAAACTAGGAGAGAAgaaatgctgaataaattatactattattgttttctttgcgcacaaaaagtattttcgtagcttTGTAAAACTACGGTCTCTTAACTCTCTCTTAGCTACGTTTCTGTCACTGATCGTCGTAATATTCTcgctgtctgtggagggtcagagagctctcggatttcaccaaaaatatcttaatttgtgttctgaagatgggtttggaacgacacgagggtgagtgattaatgacggaattttcatttttgggtgaactaacgctttaaggAACTATTAgggcaaaatataataataaaataattgtaatcaaGGTAAAGTGTTGATTTCAGGTCATGTGTTCAGAGAGTGACCTGCGGATGAAGGGTCCTCGGTGGAGCTCAGGTGCTCCTCCAGCATCTTCAGTCCGTCGCTGCTGCTCAGATCCACGAAGCAGCCGAGGAAAGCCCAGTGTTCGGCCCACGGGAGTCCCATCTCATGAGCCAGCTCTCTGCACACACAGCGTGTTATACCTCGCTCGTGAGACATGAGTACAGTAGTGCTGACAACATTagcgtgtgtgtctgtgagggAGAGATAGATTCAAGCATTATTAATTAGGTCAGCGTGCTCACCGGCCGACTCTCTCTGCGCCGCGCTCCGAGTCAGTCTTCAGGATGTGATGGAAGTATTCGGCTCGCTCTCGCCGCGGCGTCTTCCACAGTCTGAGAAACTCCTCGGCCTGCAGGACAACAACATCTCGCTCAGATCTGACTGTTTCTTATTCGCCAGTCTGTGATTGGACGATGCTTTTGTTCGAGGAATATCCTATTCATTTGTTGTTCTTTGTTTCTCTTATTCCTTTGCAAAGCAATAGTGGTCCTAAAaggcattatataaaaataaattattaattttatatatatatatatatatatatatatatatatatatatagatatatatatgattctTGTTAttgctactactaataaaaataatattatattattgttatatattttgtgttccaacggatattgtaatttaataactttaataacaataatgcatttcttttaataataaaaacagtaactttTATACttattaataacttttattaaataaataacaataattttaaataatgacaataatgtataaatctaaaaaaatataaatattaataataataaaattaattatattcataatcataatgattatttttatacattttgttctaacttaatataatataataattttaatatttttacaaattatacaaataataatttattaagcttgtttgtaataataataaaaataattgtattattattactactaacggtaataacaatagaaataatagtaataataaaaacagcaacaataaaataatagtaataaaattaatattattatttttttaacaaccaaaaaacttttttttaagtataatgaTGATTCTCTATTATGCTTGTttgaaataatgataataataataataatactgttatatttaaattatttcatattttattaaatattaatgttatgcattttaaaatagtttaaaatataattatacttttacattttaataaaaataatttaatttatttaaaataacaacactatctttttacatttaaacaatagtttaatctatatttttttattattattattgaaattaattttaaacaattattgtaattattataattatgaacaTGATAATTTCTGTTGCTGCACATTTATGCAATTACAAGTGAGATTCAAACAGGTATGAGGCACCTTTGATGAATTCACAGGCCCAGCAAAAGCCTTGACGGTCATTACTGGGTTTTTGGGACTGTCCATCATCCGGTCAGGACTGTTTAACTGATCACAGGACTCCGGTGAAGTGAGACACCAGGGGGCGCCGATCACCGGATGCAGCGTGTTGTCTGCGGCCCGCAGCAATGGCACATAAAATCTGTCTGtgacaaaaacaccaacaacacagcAGTCAAACACACCCTACATCAGAGAACCGACAGCACTCGAGCGCAGCAATGATACGGAAGTTACGTattcagattactttttaaagtaactagtaaagtaacgcattactttttaatttagaaggagaTATCTGAGTTAGTTTTTCAGTTACTTTGTTTCTGGTGtgttgagtgacagctctggtgttgccatggtgacagaaatcaggagtaagtgcagagtgttgtgtgtgaacatgatcttactgtagttctagactaaatatcaacatgtgtttactcaaaaacacatccagtgttcctcaaaatcaataaaaacagtcaaatacaaactcagaatattagacaaacctgcaataattaaatatgttaaataagacaaatatcatgtatgtatttaatcTCATTTAATTAACGAATGTGTTTGCTGCTGACCTTCTATGATCTAATTCAGTcgtactaataatcaaaaatgacacatttgtgtttgatttgtgttaCTGCTGAATAGtgctgaactttcttctcctgctcatattcttcatgtgattagtttgagcggcgccctctactgtacagacgtgaatttacacttccttcagcctgagccgCATTCACTTCACTTCTGGTGTGAAAGCGCTTTTACATTTGTAcaagaactttttatattaaaaacaaacaagcaagccccaCCCAgatttaaagtaaagtaaagtaacacataaaaagtaacgtaactaagTGACAgaattagttagttttttttagggagtaacgcaacattgtaacgcattacttttaaaagtaactttcccaaacAGACCTTCCAAATAGTCCATGATCTTCTGCTTCACCTCCTTGCTCTTGTTCTTGCGCTCACAGATCACCTGCAGAAAGAGCGCGAGCCGTTAGTTCACGAATGAGAGTAAGACGGGTTTAAGACGGCTCGGGTTCTTACAGCGGACGGTTTCTGGTCGTATTTGTTCCTGCAGTGTTTGTCGATGCTCGGATGTGAACACAGAACATCCACCACCTCCGGACATCCAAACTTACAGGCGAAGTGCAGCGGCGTCTCGTTGCTCTGGAAGAACATCACATCTCAGATACGGAGAACAGCTCCGTCACCGTTCACTGCTTTTTACTatgactactactactaatgataacaacaataacagtaatattaaaaataataatgttattttttttaaattactataatatttaaataattaattttcttaatttaataataattccttattatgcttgtttgttattattattaaaatgataattat is a genomic window of Cyprinus carpio isolate SPL01 chromosome B10, ASM1834038v1, whole genome shotgun sequence containing:
- the LOC122138770 gene encoding ankyrin repeat and LEM domain-containing protein 2-like: MDDDVLVALSDVEIEPLSHPSILRWKNKILSYSPSQRQSWPSPSQMDRDVSFRLNWLTVSPKFRSTAQFSPQRFTFSPPSKPYSRL
- the LOC109109457 gene encoding ankyrin repeat and LEM domain-containing protein 2-like, whose translation is MEAVLKRLQTLTADQLRGELTGAGLRCGPVTATTRSVFEKKLARALLQEDAVHSGSSPPAEELQQPISEQNREEETAEAETPEPQTESPCVYYGVCPEPDDPAAQEGALHVYVDKMKALKAVMKLKGARFKAFARREDAENFAKGFCASQLKPSPEKTSADALNLEKANEFKSPRTQDLTAKLRKTVESGDEEAFRELVWGNPRYLIGSGDNPTIVQEGCRYNVLHVAAKENQAGIARLLLETLEDLEFMRLMYPNDNELMLQQRIRYIVDLYLNTPDKASNETPLHFACKFGCPEVVDVLCSHPSIDKHCRNKYDQKPSAVICERKNKSKEVKQKIMDYLEDRFYVPLLRAADNTLHPVIGAPWCLTSPESCDQLNSPDRMMDSPKNPVMTVKAFAGPVNSSKAEEFLRLWKTPRRERAEYFHHILKTDSERGAERVGRELAHEMGLPWAEHWAFLGCFVDLSSSDGLKMLEEHLSSTEDPSSAGRSDGSFLDEVFPVRDLLQDFEKVLLERSADEDGSSCGSDEYFTADEDTDEDTVQPDSCSSSSSSFKSTHSTTDLSLRAHVFIAG